The following are encoded in a window of Ricinus communis isolate WT05 ecotype wild-type chromosome 4, ASM1957865v1, whole genome shotgun sequence genomic DNA:
- the LOC8258158 gene encoding protein EARLY FLOWERING 5 isoform X1, which produces MKTTKGGKVMNPTDAYRKELRKKELKRNKKERKKVREVGILKKDPEVLKEQIDKLEMMKADGALDKARKHKKRQLEDTLNLVLKKRREYEDKMKEKGETPIMFSHLGPPRRRTSAEEEERVKHPKPEDSVYYHPTLNPTGAPPPGKPPMYKSSIGPRIPLSAAASSSAAASSSTLESDDSALAVPPPPPPPPPPLPESNQSGTGDSSVIPSSLPLPPPPPPMPPKPPAPGLGVSLPPPPLPPPPPGPPPKDLAGHTLLLPPPPLQQSAQPPPPGTNESEGEINSSKLQDEPSTKDTIQVLPVLPPPPPPPGMLPNSASNQSESGLSEADGSNLIPTNENPKMVPPPPPPSRQQPPVPGPTLIPALQGDILPPGISRLPPPPPPNMRAQVPPPGLPGQVAPPGVMVPLMPRPPYGPPPGPPPMMRPPLPPGPPPTFQEDAAMRLPVPQKPSYVKSAASTVVKRPLAHHNKELTSMVPASVLVRRETAVSKPKPKARISTATAPTRPAAPTIVKAESVNSSSAPKTQSIDDSYMAFLEDMKALGALDA; this is translated from the exons ATGAAGACGACTAAAGGAGGAAAAGTTATGAACCCTACTGATGCCTATCGTAAGGAGCTTCGAAAGAAGGAATTAAAAAGg aataaaaaggaaagaaagaaggtgAGGGAGGTTGGAATTTTGAAGAAGGATCCTGAGGTGCTAAAGGAGCAGATTGATAAGTTGGAAATGATGA AAGCTGATGGTGCTTTGGACAAAGCCAGAAAGCACAAGAAGAGACAGCTCGAGGATACACTTAACCTTGTATTGAAAAAGAGAAGG GAGTATGAAGATAAAATGAAGGAGAAGGGTGAAACCCCAATCATGTTCAG TCATTTGGGGCCACCTCGGAGAAGAACTTctgcagaagaagaagagagggtCAAGCACCCTAAACCTGAA GACTCTGTCTATTATCACCCTACGCTGAATCCAACTGGGGCACCACCACCAGGAAAACCTCCGATGTATAAGTCATCCATAG GGCCTAGGATTCCCCTATCTGCTGCTGCTTCATCAAGTGCTGCTGCATCGTCTTCAACGTTGGAGTCAGATGATTCTGCTTTAGCAGTGCCGCCGccaccacctccaccacctCCTCCTTTGCCAGAGAGCAATCAATCGGGCACTGGTGATAGCTCCGTTATACCTTCTTCATTGCCACTACcccctcctcctcctccaatGCCACCAAAGCCTCCTGCACCAGGCTTGGGTGTGTCACTGCCTCCTCCACCTCTACCACCTCCTCCTCCAGGGCCCCCACCAAAAGACCTTGCAGGTCACACCTTACTTCTGCCACCTCCACCCCTCCAACAGTCTGCTCAGCCACCTCCACCTGGAACCAATGAAAGTGAAGGAGAAATAAATTCATCTAAATTACAAGATGAACCATCTACCAAAGATACAATTCAG GTACTTCCTGTTCTTCCTCCACCTCCTCCTCCGCCTGGAATGCTGCCTAATTCAGCGAGTAACCAGTCTGAAAGTGGCTTATCTGAAGCTGATGGCAGTAATTTAATACCTACAAATGAGAACCCTAAAATGGTTcctccaccaccacctccTTCACGGCAACAGCCTCCAGTTCCTGGACCAACCTTAATCCCTGCTTTACAAGGTGATATATTACCCCCAGGAATATCGCGTCTGCCTCCACCACCTCCACCTAATATGCGGGCACAAGTGCCTCCTCCTGGACTTCCTGGTCAAGTGGCTCCTCCAGGAGTGATGGTTCCTCTAATGCCAAGACCACCATATGGTCCTCCCCCTGGACCTCCCCCAATGATGAGGCCACCGCTTCCACCTGGTCCTCCTCCAACCTTTCAAGAGGATGCTGCAATGAGGCTACCTGTTCCACAGAAGCCATCTTATGTTAAATCTGCTGCATCTACTGTTGTTAAGAGGCCATTAGCACACCACAATAAAGAACTTACATCTATG GTTCCTGCTTCAGTTTTAGTAAGGAGAGAGACTGCTGTCTCAAAACCAAAGCCCAAGGCAAGGATCTCAACTGCAACAGCACCGACCAGGCCAGCAGCTCCTACTATTGTGAAGGCAGAGTCTGTTAACTCATCGTCAGCACCAAAGACTCAGAGCATTGATGACTCATATATGGCATTTTTGGAGGACATGAAAGCTCTTGGTGCGCTTGATGCTTGA
- the LOC8258158 gene encoding protein EARLY FLOWERING 5 isoform X2, with the protein MKEKGETPIMFSHLGPPRRRTSAEEEERVKHPKPEDSVYYHPTLNPTGAPPPGKPPMYKSSIGPRIPLSAAASSSAAASSSTLESDDSALAVPPPPPPPPPPLPESNQSGTGDSSVIPSSLPLPPPPPPMPPKPPAPGLGVSLPPPPLPPPPPGPPPKDLAGHTLLLPPPPLQQSAQPPPPGTNESEGEINSSKLQDEPSTKDTIQVLPVLPPPPPPPGMLPNSASNQSESGLSEADGSNLIPTNENPKMVPPPPPPSRQQPPVPGPTLIPALQGDILPPGISRLPPPPPPNMRAQVPPPGLPGQVAPPGVMVPLMPRPPYGPPPGPPPMMRPPLPPGPPPTFQEDAAMRLPVPQKPSYVKSAASTVVKRPLAHHNKELTSMVPASVLVRRETAVSKPKPKARISTATAPTRPAAPTIVKAESVNSSSAPKTQSIDDSYMAFLEDMKALGALDA; encoded by the exons ATGAAGGAGAAGGGTGAAACCCCAATCATGTTCAG TCATTTGGGGCCACCTCGGAGAAGAACTTctgcagaagaagaagagagggtCAAGCACCCTAAACCTGAA GACTCTGTCTATTATCACCCTACGCTGAATCCAACTGGGGCACCACCACCAGGAAAACCTCCGATGTATAAGTCATCCATAG GGCCTAGGATTCCCCTATCTGCTGCTGCTTCATCAAGTGCTGCTGCATCGTCTTCAACGTTGGAGTCAGATGATTCTGCTTTAGCAGTGCCGCCGccaccacctccaccacctCCTCCTTTGCCAGAGAGCAATCAATCGGGCACTGGTGATAGCTCCGTTATACCTTCTTCATTGCCACTACcccctcctcctcctccaatGCCACCAAAGCCTCCTGCACCAGGCTTGGGTGTGTCACTGCCTCCTCCACCTCTACCACCTCCTCCTCCAGGGCCCCCACCAAAAGACCTTGCAGGTCACACCTTACTTCTGCCACCTCCACCCCTCCAACAGTCTGCTCAGCCACCTCCACCTGGAACCAATGAAAGTGAAGGAGAAATAAATTCATCTAAATTACAAGATGAACCATCTACCAAAGATACAATTCAG GTACTTCCTGTTCTTCCTCCACCTCCTCCTCCGCCTGGAATGCTGCCTAATTCAGCGAGTAACCAGTCTGAAAGTGGCTTATCTGAAGCTGATGGCAGTAATTTAATACCTACAAATGAGAACCCTAAAATGGTTcctccaccaccacctccTTCACGGCAACAGCCTCCAGTTCCTGGACCAACCTTAATCCCTGCTTTACAAGGTGATATATTACCCCCAGGAATATCGCGTCTGCCTCCACCACCTCCACCTAATATGCGGGCACAAGTGCCTCCTCCTGGACTTCCTGGTCAAGTGGCTCCTCCAGGAGTGATGGTTCCTCTAATGCCAAGACCACCATATGGTCCTCCCCCTGGACCTCCCCCAATGATGAGGCCACCGCTTCCACCTGGTCCTCCTCCAACCTTTCAAGAGGATGCTGCAATGAGGCTACCTGTTCCACAGAAGCCATCTTATGTTAAATCTGCTGCATCTACTGTTGTTAAGAGGCCATTAGCACACCACAATAAAGAACTTACATCTATG GTTCCTGCTTCAGTTTTAGTAAGGAGAGAGACTGCTGTCTCAAAACCAAAGCCCAAGGCAAGGATCTCAACTGCAACAGCACCGACCAGGCCAGCAGCTCCTACTATTGTGAAGGCAGAGTCTGTTAACTCATCGTCAGCACCAAAGACTCAGAGCATTGATGACTCATATATGGCATTTTTGGAGGACATGAAAGCTCTTGGTGCGCTTGATGCTTGA
- the LOC8258157 gene encoding HIPL1 protein — MLLLPWLPQKMNFAFGALFLFYAALISFNPQPSTLKDQWRSRENSCKAFGGSSNGTACFSGEPVSFNITETLQPEEGLCLERLENRAYLNMVPHPDGSDRVFLANQQGVVWLVTVPDEDSNKILELDESKPFLNISNQVVHDTETGLMGMAFHPNFARNGRLFLSFNCDKTKQLECSGRCSCNTDVNCDPSKLSSDSGVWPCQYHSVIAEFSANSTALETSFERSADPSEVRRIFTIGLPSKSGHAGQILFGPTDGYLYVMMGDGSRQDDPYNFSQNKKSLLGKIMRLDIDHIPSATEIHHRGFWGNYSIPRDNPYTDDKELAPEIWALGFRNPWRCSFDSERASYFLCGDCGQVWRISCYHYNILFLAVYGFILQDQYEEVDKVIKGGNYGWHVYEGPFLLHPASSPEGNASTSSINSIFPVMGYSHDETHKLIGSASITGGYFYRSTTDPCLYGRYLYMDLYAGVIWAGTENPENSGNFITTKISYRCAHESPIQCSFAEGNSLPEIGYVFSLAEDNKKDIYVLTSTGVYRIARPSRCNYTCSKEIRAASVISRTHSSSVISGHLSKRCRALSLFLISFISFMLLVIL, encoded by the exons ATGCTACTGCTTCCTTGGCTGCCACAGAAAATGAATTTTGCTTTTGGTGCTCTCTTCCTGTTTTATGCAGcattgatttcttttaatcCCCAACCTTCCACACTCAAAGATCAATGGAGGTCAAGGGAAAATTCGTGTAAAGCATTTGGAGGATCTTCCAATGGAACAGCATGTTTCAGTGGCGAACCTGTTTCGTTTAACATCACAGAAACTCTTCAACCTGAAGAGGGTCTATGCCTTGAGAGACTAGAAAATAGAGCTTATCTTAACATGGTTCCACATCCTGATGGCTCTGACCGAGTATTCTTGGCCAACCAACAAGGTGTTGTATGGTTAGTAACTGTTCCTGATGAAGACTCTAACAAGATTTTGGAATTAGATGAATCCAAGCCTTTTCTGAATATAAGTAATCAAGTAGTCCATGATACCGAGACTGGCTTAATGGGAATGGCATTTCATCCAAACTTTGCACGCAACGGCCGTTTGTTTCTCTCCTTTAATTGTGACAAGACTAAACAGCTTGAATGTTCTGGGAGATGTTCATGTAACACAGATGTGAATTGTGATCCCTCAAAGCTTAGCTCAGATAGCGGAGTCTGGCCATGCCAGTATCATAGTGTTATAGCAGAGTTCAGTGCCAACAGTACTGCATTGGAAACTTCCTTT GAAAGAAGTGCAGATCCATCTGAAGTGAGAAGGATATTCACTATAGGCCTTCCATCTAAAAGTGGTCATGCAGGACAGATTCTTTTTGGACCTACTGATGGATATCTCTATGTTATGATGGGAGATGGTTCGCGCCAAGATGATCCTTACaatttttctcaaaataaaaaatccttGCTTGGAAAGATCATGAGGCTTGATATAGATCATATACCAA GTGCTACAGAAATACATCATCGAGGTTTTTGGGGAAATTATTCCATTCCAAGAGATAATCCATACACTGACGACAAGGAATTAGCTCCTGAAATTTGGGCACTGGGTTTTAGAAATCCTTGGCGCTGTAGCTTCGATTCAGAAAGGGCATCATACTTTCTCTGTGGAGATTGTGGACAGGTTTGGAGAATATCATGCTACCATTATAACATACTTTTCCTTGCAGTTTATGGTTTCATCTTACAGGATCAATATGAAGAGGTTGATAAAGTCATAAAAGGTGGTAACTATGGATGGCATGTATATGAAGGTCCATTTCTTTTACATCCAGCTTCTTCCCCTGAAGGGAATGCCTCTACCAGTTCCATAAATTCCATCTTTCCTGTAATGGGTTACAGTCATGACGAGACTCATAAGCTCATTGGTTCTGCTTCCATAACAGGCGGCTATTTTTATCGGTCCACGACTGATCCATGCCTGTATGGAAG GTACCTTTACATGGACCTATATGCAGGAGTTATATGGGCAGGCACTGAGAACCCTGAAAACAGCGGGAACTTCATCACTACAAAAATTTCGTACAGATGTGCTCATGAATCCCCGATTCAATGTAGTTTTGCGGAAGGAAATTCTCTGCCTGAAATAGGATATGTGTTCTCATTAGCAGAAGATAACAAAAAGGATATATATGTTCTAACAAGCACAGGTGTGTACAGAATAGCAAGACCAAGCCGCTGCAATTATACATGCTCCAAGGAAATTAGAGCTGCTTCTGTGATTTCAAGAACACATTCTTCTTCCGTTATATCTGGACATCTGTCAAAGAGATGCAGAGCTCTCAGTTTGTTTCTGATCtcctttattagttttatgtTGCTTGTTATCTTGTAA
- the LOC8258156 gene encoding HIPL1 protein isoform X1 produces the protein MGAVLAIALLFFYLLLLPDPTFSLPLCTNSRAPFTLNTTLNFCSYNGSTCCNSTEDTQLQKQFQGMNISNPGCASLLKSILCARCDPFSGELFIINSVQRPVPVLCNSTASANSSQSGQTVNDFCSKVWDTCENVSISNSPFAPSLKGQAGLPVNSSITTLTDLWQSKTDFCKAFGGESSDGSVCYNGEPVTLNDTETPNPPHGLCLEKIGNGSYLNMVAHPDGSNRAFFSSQPGKIWLATIPEEGSGGTLEIDESSPFIDLTDEVYFSSAFGMMGMAFHPNFAQNGRFFASFNCDKVRWPGCVGRCSCNSDVNCDPSKLPPDNGAQPCQYHTVIAEYSANGTADGGSLATTAKPFEVRRIFTMGLPFTSHHGGQILFGPTDGYLYFMMGDGGGPGDSGDPYNFCQNKKSLLGKIMRLDVDNIPSAEEISTLGRWGNYSTPKDNPFSEDKDLLPEIWALGLRNPWRCSFDSERPSYFMCADVGQDVYEEVDIITKGGNYGWRVYEGPYRYNPKSSPGGNTPPNSISPIFPVMGYNHSEVNKNEGSASITGGYFYRSKTDPCMYGRYLYADLYASGLWAGTETPEGSGNFTSNRIPFSCAKDSPVQCTSVAGSSLPSLGYIFSFGEDNRRDVFLLASSGVYRVVRPSRCNYTCSKENETAVGSPSPTTSPPSHAGQLHCPYSTILVLFSSLLLLLLGVI, from the exons ATGGGAGCAGTTCTTGCCATTGCTCTCCTGTTCTTTTACTTGCTGTTGCTTCCTGATCCTACCTTCTCTCTTCCATTATGCACTAATTCAA GGGCACCTTTTACCTTGAACACCACTCTGAATTTTTGCTCCTACAATGGAAGCACCTGCTGCAATTCCACAGAAGATACACAATTGCAGAAGCAATTTCAAGGGATGAACATCTCCAATCCTGGCTGTGCTTCTCTCTTGAAATCTATCCTTTGCGCT AGATGTGATCCATTCTCAGGAGAGTTGTTTATAATCAATTCTGTTCAGCGACCTGTTCCTGTTCTTTGTAATTCCACTGCTTCAGCGAATTCATCCCAGTCTGGTCAAACAGTGAATGACTTCTGCTCTAAAGTGTGGGATACATGTGAAAATGTATCTATATCAAACTCACCTTTCGCACCTTCACTAAAAGGCCAAGCTGGCTTGCCTGTCAATTCCAGCATCACTACATTGACTGATCTATGGCAGTCAAAAACTGATTTCTGCAAGGCATTCGGTGGAGAATCATCAGATGGATCAGTATGTTATAATGGTGAACCTGTTACACTCAATGACACTGAAACACCTAATCCCCCGCATGGTTTATGCCTTGAGAAAATTGGAAATGGATCTTACCTCAATATGGTTGCTCATCCTGATGGTTCTAACCGTGCATTCTTCTCTAGCCAACCAGGTAAGATTTGGTTGGCAACTATTCCAGAGGAAGGATCTGGAGGAACACTGGAAATTGATGAGTCTAGTCCTTTTATTGATCTAACAGATGAAGTTTACTTTAGTAGTGCATTTGGGATGATGGGAATGGCATTTCATCCAAATTTTGCACAAAATGGTCGGTTTTTTGCTTCATTTAATTGTGATAAGGTTAGGTGGCCAGGATGCGTTGGAAGATGTTCATGTAATTCAGATGTGAACTGTGATCCTTCAAAGTTACCTCCCGATAATGGTGCACAGCCATGCCAATATCATACTGTTATTGCAGAGTATTCTGCAAATGGTACAGCAGATGGAGGTTCCTTG GCAACAACTGCCAAACCATTTGAAGTTAGACGGATATTTACAATGGGCCTTCCATTCACATCTCATCATGGAGGACAGATTCTCTTTGGACCTACAGATGGGTACTTATACTTCATGATGGGAGATGGGGGTGGACCAGGTGATTCAGGTGATCCTTACAATTTTTGCCAAAACAAGAAATCTTTGCTTGGAAAGATCATGCGACTTGATGTTGATAATATACCAA GTGCAGAAGAAATTAGTACGCTTGGTCGTTGGGGAAACTATTCTACCCCTAAAGATAATCCGTTTAGTGAAGACAAGGATTTGCTGCCAGAAATATGGGCTTTAGGCTTAAGAAATCCTTGGCGCTGCAGCTTTGATTCAGAAAGGCCATCCTACTTCATGTGTGCAGATGTTGGGCAG GATGTATATGAAGAGGTGGACATCATTACAAAGGGGGGAAACTATGGATGGCGAGTTTATGAGGGCCCTTATCGCTATAACCCTAAGTCCTCGCCTGGTGGAAATACACCTCCAAACTCCATAAGCCCAATTTTCCCTGTTATGGGATATAACCACTCTGAAGTAAACAAGAACGAAGGATCAGCATCAATCACGGGTGGCTACTTCTATCGCTCAAAGACTGATCCATGCATGTATGGAAG GTACTTGTATGCAGATTTGTACGCTAGTGGATTGTGGGCAGGCACTGAAACACCTGAAGGTAGCGGTAACTTTACCAGCAACAGAATTCCTTTCAGCTGTGCAAAGGACTCTCCCGTCCAATGCACATCTGTGGCAGGAAGTAGTCTTCCGTCTTTGGGTTACATTTTCTCATTTGGGGAGGATAACCGCAGGGATGTTTTTCTCCTAGCCAGCAGCGGTGTTTATAGAGTTGTTCGTCCAAGTCGCTGCAATTACACTTGCTCAAAAGAGAATGAGACAGCTGTTGGAAGCCCAAGTCCTACTACTTCACCCCCTTCACACGCAGGCCAGTTACATTGTCCATATAGCACGATTCTGGTCCTTTTCTCTTCTCTACTGCTGCTTCTATTAGGTGTCATCTAG
- the LOC8258156 gene encoding HIPL1 protein isoform X2, protein MGAVLAIALLFFYLLLLPDPTFSLPLCTNSRAPFTLNTTLNFCSYNGSTCCNSTEDTQLQKQFQGMNISNPGCASLLKSILCARCDPFSGELFIINSVQRPVPVLCNSTASANSSQSGQTVNDFCSKVWDTCENVSISNSPFAPSLKGQAGLPVNSSITTLTDLWQSKTDFCKAFGGESSDGSVCYNGEPVTLNDTETPNPPHGLCLEKIGNGSYLNMVAHPDGSNRAFFSSQPGKIWLATIPEEGSGGTLEIDESSPFIDLTDEVYFSSAFGMMGMAFHPNFAQNGRFFASFNCDKVRWPGCVGRCSCNSDVNCDPSKLPPDNGAQPCQYHTVIAEYSANGTADGGSLATTAKPFEVRRIFTMGLPFTSHHGGQILFGPTDGYLYFMMGDGGGPGDSGDPYNFCQNKKSLLGKIMRLDVDNIPKEISTLGRWGNYSTPKDNPFSEDKDLLPEIWALGLRNPWRCSFDSERPSYFMCADVGQDVYEEVDIITKGGNYGWRVYEGPYRYNPKSSPGGNTPPNSISPIFPVMGYNHSEVNKNEGSASITGGYFYRSKTDPCMYGRYLYADLYASGLWAGTETPEGSGNFTSNRIPFSCAKDSPVQCTSVAGSSLPSLGYIFSFGEDNRRDVFLLASSGVYRVVRPSRCNYTCSKENETAVGSPSPTTSPPSHAGQLHCPYSTILVLFSSLLLLLLGVI, encoded by the exons ATGGGAGCAGTTCTTGCCATTGCTCTCCTGTTCTTTTACTTGCTGTTGCTTCCTGATCCTACCTTCTCTCTTCCATTATGCACTAATTCAA GGGCACCTTTTACCTTGAACACCACTCTGAATTTTTGCTCCTACAATGGAAGCACCTGCTGCAATTCCACAGAAGATACACAATTGCAGAAGCAATTTCAAGGGATGAACATCTCCAATCCTGGCTGTGCTTCTCTCTTGAAATCTATCCTTTGCGCT AGATGTGATCCATTCTCAGGAGAGTTGTTTATAATCAATTCTGTTCAGCGACCTGTTCCTGTTCTTTGTAATTCCACTGCTTCAGCGAATTCATCCCAGTCTGGTCAAACAGTGAATGACTTCTGCTCTAAAGTGTGGGATACATGTGAAAATGTATCTATATCAAACTCACCTTTCGCACCTTCACTAAAAGGCCAAGCTGGCTTGCCTGTCAATTCCAGCATCACTACATTGACTGATCTATGGCAGTCAAAAACTGATTTCTGCAAGGCATTCGGTGGAGAATCATCAGATGGATCAGTATGTTATAATGGTGAACCTGTTACACTCAATGACACTGAAACACCTAATCCCCCGCATGGTTTATGCCTTGAGAAAATTGGAAATGGATCTTACCTCAATATGGTTGCTCATCCTGATGGTTCTAACCGTGCATTCTTCTCTAGCCAACCAGGTAAGATTTGGTTGGCAACTATTCCAGAGGAAGGATCTGGAGGAACACTGGAAATTGATGAGTCTAGTCCTTTTATTGATCTAACAGATGAAGTTTACTTTAGTAGTGCATTTGGGATGATGGGAATGGCATTTCATCCAAATTTTGCACAAAATGGTCGGTTTTTTGCTTCATTTAATTGTGATAAGGTTAGGTGGCCAGGATGCGTTGGAAGATGTTCATGTAATTCAGATGTGAACTGTGATCCTTCAAAGTTACCTCCCGATAATGGTGCACAGCCATGCCAATATCATACTGTTATTGCAGAGTATTCTGCAAATGGTACAGCAGATGGAGGTTCCTTG GCAACAACTGCCAAACCATTTGAAGTTAGACGGATATTTACAATGGGCCTTCCATTCACATCTCATCATGGAGGACAGATTCTCTTTGGACCTACAGATGGGTACTTATACTTCATGATGGGAGATGGGGGTGGACCAGGTGATTCAGGTGATCCTTACAATTTTTGCCAAAACAAGAAATCTTTGCTTGGAAAGATCATGCGACTTGATGTTGATAATATACCAA AAGAAATTAGTACGCTTGGTCGTTGGGGAAACTATTCTACCCCTAAAGATAATCCGTTTAGTGAAGACAAGGATTTGCTGCCAGAAATATGGGCTTTAGGCTTAAGAAATCCTTGGCGCTGCAGCTTTGATTCAGAAAGGCCATCCTACTTCATGTGTGCAGATGTTGGGCAG GATGTATATGAAGAGGTGGACATCATTACAAAGGGGGGAAACTATGGATGGCGAGTTTATGAGGGCCCTTATCGCTATAACCCTAAGTCCTCGCCTGGTGGAAATACACCTCCAAACTCCATAAGCCCAATTTTCCCTGTTATGGGATATAACCACTCTGAAGTAAACAAGAACGAAGGATCAGCATCAATCACGGGTGGCTACTTCTATCGCTCAAAGACTGATCCATGCATGTATGGAAG GTACTTGTATGCAGATTTGTACGCTAGTGGATTGTGGGCAGGCACTGAAACACCTGAAGGTAGCGGTAACTTTACCAGCAACAGAATTCCTTTCAGCTGTGCAAAGGACTCTCCCGTCCAATGCACATCTGTGGCAGGAAGTAGTCTTCCGTCTTTGGGTTACATTTTCTCATTTGGGGAGGATAACCGCAGGGATGTTTTTCTCCTAGCCAGCAGCGGTGTTTATAGAGTTGTTCGTCCAAGTCGCTGCAATTACACTTGCTCAAAAGAGAATGAGACAGCTGTTGGAAGCCCAAGTCCTACTACTTCACCCCCTTCACACGCAGGCCAGTTACATTGTCCATATAGCACGATTCTGGTCCTTTTCTCTTCTCTACTGCTGCTTCTATTAGGTGTCATCTAG
- the LOC8258156 gene encoding HIPL1 protein isoform X3: protein MNISNPGCASLLKSILCARCDPFSGELFIINSVQRPVPVLCNSTASANSSQSGQTVNDFCSKVWDTCENVSISNSPFAPSLKGQAGLPVNSSITTLTDLWQSKTDFCKAFGGESSDGSVCYNGEPVTLNDTETPNPPHGLCLEKIGNGSYLNMVAHPDGSNRAFFSSQPGKIWLATIPEEGSGGTLEIDESSPFIDLTDEVYFSSAFGMMGMAFHPNFAQNGRFFASFNCDKVRWPGCVGRCSCNSDVNCDPSKLPPDNGAQPCQYHTVIAEYSANGTADGGSLATTAKPFEVRRIFTMGLPFTSHHGGQILFGPTDGYLYFMMGDGGGPGDSGDPYNFCQNKKSLLGKIMRLDVDNIPSAEEISTLGRWGNYSTPKDNPFSEDKDLLPEIWALGLRNPWRCSFDSERPSYFMCADVGQDVYEEVDIITKGGNYGWRVYEGPYRYNPKSSPGGNTPPNSISPIFPVMGYNHSEVNKNEGSASITGGYFYRSKTDPCMYGRYLYADLYASGLWAGTETPEGSGNFTSNRIPFSCAKDSPVQCTSVAGSSLPSLGYIFSFGEDNRRDVFLLASSGVYRVVRPSRCNYTCSKENETAVGSPSPTTSPPSHAGQLHCPYSTILVLFSSLLLLLLGVI, encoded by the exons ATGAACATCTCCAATCCTGGCTGTGCTTCTCTCTTGAAATCTATCCTTTGCGCT AGATGTGATCCATTCTCAGGAGAGTTGTTTATAATCAATTCTGTTCAGCGACCTGTTCCTGTTCTTTGTAATTCCACTGCTTCAGCGAATTCATCCCAGTCTGGTCAAACAGTGAATGACTTCTGCTCTAAAGTGTGGGATACATGTGAAAATGTATCTATATCAAACTCACCTTTCGCACCTTCACTAAAAGGCCAAGCTGGCTTGCCTGTCAATTCCAGCATCACTACATTGACTGATCTATGGCAGTCAAAAACTGATTTCTGCAAGGCATTCGGTGGAGAATCATCAGATGGATCAGTATGTTATAATGGTGAACCTGTTACACTCAATGACACTGAAACACCTAATCCCCCGCATGGTTTATGCCTTGAGAAAATTGGAAATGGATCTTACCTCAATATGGTTGCTCATCCTGATGGTTCTAACCGTGCATTCTTCTCTAGCCAACCAGGTAAGATTTGGTTGGCAACTATTCCAGAGGAAGGATCTGGAGGAACACTGGAAATTGATGAGTCTAGTCCTTTTATTGATCTAACAGATGAAGTTTACTTTAGTAGTGCATTTGGGATGATGGGAATGGCATTTCATCCAAATTTTGCACAAAATGGTCGGTTTTTTGCTTCATTTAATTGTGATAAGGTTAGGTGGCCAGGATGCGTTGGAAGATGTTCATGTAATTCAGATGTGAACTGTGATCCTTCAAAGTTACCTCCCGATAATGGTGCACAGCCATGCCAATATCATACTGTTATTGCAGAGTATTCTGCAAATGGTACAGCAGATGGAGGTTCCTTG GCAACAACTGCCAAACCATTTGAAGTTAGACGGATATTTACAATGGGCCTTCCATTCACATCTCATCATGGAGGACAGATTCTCTTTGGACCTACAGATGGGTACTTATACTTCATGATGGGAGATGGGGGTGGACCAGGTGATTCAGGTGATCCTTACAATTTTTGCCAAAACAAGAAATCTTTGCTTGGAAAGATCATGCGACTTGATGTTGATAATATACCAA GTGCAGAAGAAATTAGTACGCTTGGTCGTTGGGGAAACTATTCTACCCCTAAAGATAATCCGTTTAGTGAAGACAAGGATTTGCTGCCAGAAATATGGGCTTTAGGCTTAAGAAATCCTTGGCGCTGCAGCTTTGATTCAGAAAGGCCATCCTACTTCATGTGTGCAGATGTTGGGCAG GATGTATATGAAGAGGTGGACATCATTACAAAGGGGGGAAACTATGGATGGCGAGTTTATGAGGGCCCTTATCGCTATAACCCTAAGTCCTCGCCTGGTGGAAATACACCTCCAAACTCCATAAGCCCAATTTTCCCTGTTATGGGATATAACCACTCTGAAGTAAACAAGAACGAAGGATCAGCATCAATCACGGGTGGCTACTTCTATCGCTCAAAGACTGATCCATGCATGTATGGAAG GTACTTGTATGCAGATTTGTACGCTAGTGGATTGTGGGCAGGCACTGAAACACCTGAAGGTAGCGGTAACTTTACCAGCAACAGAATTCCTTTCAGCTGTGCAAAGGACTCTCCCGTCCAATGCACATCTGTGGCAGGAAGTAGTCTTCCGTCTTTGGGTTACATTTTCTCATTTGGGGAGGATAACCGCAGGGATGTTTTTCTCCTAGCCAGCAGCGGTGTTTATAGAGTTGTTCGTCCAAGTCGCTGCAATTACACTTGCTCAAAAGAGAATGAGACAGCTGTTGGAAGCCCAAGTCCTACTACTTCACCCCCTTCACACGCAGGCCAGTTACATTGTCCATATAGCACGATTCTGGTCCTTTTCTCTTCTCTACTGCTGCTTCTATTAGGTGTCATCTAG